Part of the Sporomusa termitida genome, TAAATCGTTCCTGCAGGTTCCTGCAGCCAGCAATACGAAGCTGGTGGCGACAATACCGGTCACTATCCCTGTAGCTAAACATGTGGGTTAAAAGGAGTTGATCGAATGACAAAATATAAGTTTTTTTCCTGGAGCGCAATCCTGCTCAGTGTCCTGCTGCTTGTTTTACCCAGACTAATTCCTATTTGTAACGGGCTGATGCAAAATGGCAGCCCGATGCATTGCCATTATACCTATCAGGCGGAGTTTGTTATTGCCTTACTTGCACTCATTCTTGCCAGTGCCCTGCTTGTGCTGCGTACAGATGAAGCGCGCCTGCTCAGTGGTTTTGTTATTTTACTGCTAGGCATTACTGTGGTTATCCTGCCCCAGACCTGGGCGCTTGGTATTTGTGAGGCTGGCGGGTGCCAGAAAACGGCTTTTTTCAGTGCTATTGGCGGCAGTTTGCTGGCTTTGGCAGGGGCCGGGATTGTATGGCTGACCTGGCGCAGCAATCAATTTCATGAATAAGGGGTTGGGAAGGAGACTAGACTATGATCGTTCTTATTTGGAAAAGTCTGCTGCACCGCAGGCTCCAAAGCCTGGCCATCGTTGTTTCCATTGCCGTTGGCGTAGCCATAGTCTTCAGTGTTGCCGCTATATATAACGGGGTGGCATCAGGCATGGAGCTTTCCAAGCAACGGATGGGCGCCGATATTGTCATTGTGCCGTACGGTGTGACGCTGGAGCCAAGCCTGCTTTTGTTCGGCGGGGCAACTGCCAATTCTTATATGCCCCAAGAGTATACCGAGGGGGTGCGGGGTGTTGAAGGGGTCCGTACGGTTACACCCCAGTTTTATACCCATTCCCTGACTGCCGATTGTCACGACATTGGCAGTCAAAACAGGATGATCGGTTATGATCCGGCGAGTGACTGGATCATTGCCCCCTGGCTCAAGCAGGTGCATAAAACCGGACTCAGCGATGATGAGGTAATTCTTGGTGCGAAGGTGCCGATTTGGACCCAGGATAAAATATCGATATTGGGCAAGTGGTATA contains:
- a CDS encoding DUF4418 family protein, yielding MTKYKFFSWSAILLSVLLLVLPRLIPICNGLMQNGSPMHCHYTYQAEFVIALLALILASALLVLRTDEARLLSGFVILLLGITVVILPQTWALGICEAGGCQKTAFFSAIGGSLLALAGAGIVWLTWRSNQFHE